One part of the Microlunatus elymi genome encodes these proteins:
- a CDS encoding S1C family serine protease yields the protein MAGLFTGTNAAAHPLRKPLRRLAAAAGAGVLMVGLAVGPASAATTRLVDAGGYGSPYGWGYGSGGSQSSGTSTTQSDPASTSESRGVVLIDTELYDGSGAAGTGIVLTSGGKILTNYHVVEGSTSIKVTVASTGATYTATLVGADQSSDVAVLQLKKASGLTTADLDEDQVAVGDNVTAVGNAGGTGELSAADGQVTSLNADITTAAEDTVKGESLTGMIETDADVVAGDSGGPLLDSQGEVVGIDTAASSGSQIDGYAIPIDNALKIVDQINAGNETSQVRIGPAAYLGVEVSDSSAQSAESGGQSGWGDQYGYNDPFGGAGTSGAFGGSGSFGTQSTTGTSGAAVVGVEDGTPAVTAGLAAGDVITGVGSTTIGSASALTDALAKHQPGDQVKITWIDSNGDQQSATVTLGDSPIN from the coding sequence ATGGCTGGACTGTTCACAGGGACGAATGCTGCTGCACACCCGTTGCGGAAGCCGCTACGGCGGTTGGCCGCCGCCGCCGGCGCCGGCGTGCTGATGGTTGGACTGGCCGTCGGTCCGGCCTCGGCCGCCACCACTCGGCTGGTCGACGCCGGCGGCTACGGCTCGCCGTACGGCTGGGGCTACGGCTCCGGCGGATCACAGAGCTCCGGCACGAGCACCACGCAATCCGATCCGGCCAGCACAAGCGAGTCCCGCGGCGTCGTTTTGATCGACACCGAGCTCTACGACGGCTCCGGCGCAGCCGGCACCGGCATCGTGCTCACCTCGGGCGGCAAGATCCTGACCAACTATCACGTGGTGGAAGGCTCGACCAGCATCAAGGTCACCGTGGCCAGCACCGGTGCCACATACACCGCAACCCTGGTCGGCGCGGACCAGAGCTCCGACGTCGCCGTGCTCCAGCTGAAGAAGGCCTCTGGACTGACCACTGCCGATCTGGATGAGGATCAGGTCGCCGTCGGAGACAACGTCACCGCAGTCGGCAACGCCGGCGGCACCGGCGAACTCAGCGCCGCCGACGGCCAGGTGACCTCGCTGAACGCGGACATCACCACCGCCGCCGAGGACACGGTGAAGGGCGAGAGCCTGACCGGAATGATCGAGACCGACGCCGACGTGGTCGCCGGCGACTCCGGCGGTCCGTTGCTGGACTCCCAGGGCGAGGTCGTCGGCATCGACACCGCGGCCTCCTCCGGCAGCCAGATCGACGGGTATGCGATCCCGATCGACAACGCGTTGAAGATCGTCGATCAGATCAACGCCGGCAACGAGACCAGCCAGGTCCGGATCGGCCCGGCCGCCTACCTGGGCGTCGAGGTCAGCGATTCCAGCGCCCAGTCCGCCGAGTCCGGTGGCCAGTCCGGTTGGGGCGACCAGTACGGCTACAACGACCCGTTCGGCGGAGCCGGCACCAGCGGCGCCTTCGGCGGGTCCGGCTCGTTCGGCACCCAAAGCACAACGGGCACATCCGGAGCAGCGGTGGTCGGAGTCGAGGACGGCACCCCTGCCGTAACCGCCGGCCTGGCAGCCGGCGACGTGATCACCGGCGTCGGCTCGACCACCATCGGCTCGGCATCCGCGTTGACCGACGCGCTGGCCAAGCATCAGCCCGGCGACCAGGTCAAGATCACCTGGATCGACAGCAACGGTGATCAGCAATCGGCAACGGTCACCCTCGGCGACAGCCCCATCAACTGA
- a CDS encoding AMP-binding protein yields MELLPGQGNDDATLTICGNRITRFQLYAAAAAVAEQVAGADAAAVHATADLSTVIAIIGCLQADVPAVPIPPDSGPRERDHLLRDSGADCWFGDRPDDLPSALPSVIIDRSRQSTPPAEPDPDSTALIMYTSGTTGAPKGALISRRALAAELDALAAAWQWSPEDVLVQGLPLFHVHGLVLGLLGPLRVGGSLIHTGRPRPELYAAAAEAGGTMFFGVPTVWSRIAADPASARALSSARLLVSGSAGLPSTVFRDVRELAGQGPIERYGMTETLITLAARVDEERRPGWVGRPIDGVRARIVDDHEAPVPADGETIGDLQIRGATLFDGYLGRPEATAESFTADGWFRTGDVAAVDAEDHHRIVGRAEQDLIKSGGYRVGAGEIEAVLLDYPGIEEVAVVGVPDDDLGQRIVAYVVGDQVDEQHVINWVAGQLSVHKRPREIRRTASLPRNAMGKIQKSQLH; encoded by the coding sequence ATGGAGTTGCTTCCGGGGCAGGGAAATGACGATGCGACGCTGACGATCTGCGGTAACCGAATCACCAGATTTCAGTTGTACGCAGCGGCTGCCGCGGTCGCCGAACAGGTGGCCGGCGCGGACGCCGCCGCGGTGCACGCGACTGCCGACCTGTCCACGGTGATCGCCATTATCGGCTGCCTGCAGGCAGATGTACCGGCGGTGCCGATCCCGCCGGACTCCGGGCCCCGCGAACGTGATCATCTGTTGCGTGATTCCGGGGCCGACTGCTGGTTCGGCGACCGGCCCGATGATCTTCCTTCCGCGCTGCCGTCGGTGATCATCGATCGGTCGCGACAGTCCACACCGCCGGCCGAACCGGATCCGGACAGCACCGCGTTGATCATGTACACCTCGGGCACCACCGGCGCGCCGAAGGGTGCACTGATCTCTCGCCGGGCCCTGGCCGCCGAACTGGACGCGCTGGCCGCGGCCTGGCAATGGAGCCCGGAAGACGTTCTGGTGCAGGGACTTCCGCTGTTCCACGTACACGGACTCGTGCTCGGCCTGCTCGGACCGTTGCGGGTGGGCGGATCGCTGATCCACACCGGCCGGCCCCGGCCCGAGCTCTACGCCGCCGCGGCCGAAGCCGGCGGCACGATGTTCTTCGGCGTGCCGACGGTCTGGAGCCGCATCGCCGCCGATCCTGCGTCGGCGAGGGCGTTGTCGTCGGCGCGGTTGCTGGTGTCCGGCAGCGCCGGCTTGCCGTCGACGGTGTTCCGCGATGTCCGTGAACTGGCCGGGCAGGGGCCGATCGAGCGGTACGGGATGACCGAGACGTTGATCACGCTGGCGGCCCGCGTCGACGAGGAACGGCGGCCGGGTTGGGTCGGGCGGCCGATCGACGGAGTACGGGCACGGATCGTTGATGATCATGAAGCTCCGGTTCCCGCCGACGGCGAGACCATCGGTGACCTGCAGATCCGGGGAGCCACCCTGTTCGACGGCTACCTCGGTCGCCCGGAAGCGACCGCAGAGTCGTTCACCGCGGACGGCTGGTTTCGCACCGGCGACGTCGCCGCGGTGGACGCGGAAGATCATCATCGCATCGTCGGCCGGGCCGAACAGGACTTGATCAAGTCCGGTGGCTACCGGGTCGGCGCGGGCGAGATCGAGGCCGTCCTGCTCGACTACCCGGGCATCGAGGAAGTCGCTGTGGTCGGCGTACCCGATGATGATCTTGGTCAGCGGATCGTCGCCTACGTGGTCGGAGATCAGGTCGACGAGCAGCACGTGATCAACTGGGTTGCCGGCCAGCTGTCGGTGCACAAACGCCCTCGTGAGATCCGCCGTACCGCATCCCTGCCACGCAACGCGATGGGCAAGATCCAGAAGTCCCAACTGCACTGA